The following are encoded together in the Triticum dicoccoides isolate Atlit2015 ecotype Zavitan chromosome 6B, WEW_v2.0, whole genome shotgun sequence genome:
- the LOC119326802 gene encoding probable cinnamyl alcohol dehydrogenase 5: MAPTAAAQHTRKAVGLAARDASGHLSPLAITRRSTGDDDVVIKILYCGICHSDLHSIKNDWKNAKYPMVPGHEITGEVNEVGKNVTKFRIGDRVGVGCMVNSCQSCESCNKGFENLCPGIIPTYNLVDLDGTITYGGYSSMVVVHERFVVRFPDTIPLDKGAPLLCAGITVYSPMKYHGLNVPGMHLGVLGLGGLGHVAVKFGKAFGMKVTVISSSPGKKQEALERLGANAFIVSKNDEEMKAAMSSMDGIINTVSANIPMAPLLGLLKPNGKMIMVGLPEKPMEISPFALVATNKTLAGSLIGGMRDTQEMLDLAAKHCVTADIEVIGTEYVNTAMERLAKADVRYRFVIDIGNTLDKTAHH, from the exons GAGCACTGGAGATGACGATGTGGTGATCAAGATTCTGTACTGCGGGATCTGCCACTCTGACCTACACAGCATCAAGAACGATTGGAAGAACGCTAAATACCCCATGGTCCCTGGGCATGAGATCACTGGCGAGGTCAATGAGGTCGGCAAGAATGTGACCAAGTTCAGGATCGGTGACCGTGTGGGCGTCGGGTGCATGGTGAACTCATGCCAGTCCTGCGAGAGCTGCAACAAGGGCTTCGAGAATCTCTGCCCAGGCATAATCCCCACCTACAACTTAGTTGACCTTGATGGCACCATCACCTACGGCGGCTACTCCAGCATGGTGGTGGTGCATGAGAGGTTCGTGGTCCGGTTCCCCGACACCATTCCACTGGACAAGGGCGCACCGCTGCTGTGCGCTGGCATCACCGTGTACAGCCCCATGAAGTACCATGGTCTAAACGTTCCTGGGATGCACCTCGGTGTGTTGGGACTGGGCGGGCTGGGCCATGTTGCTGTTAAGTTCGGCAAAGCCTTCGGGATGAAGGTAACAGTGATCAGCTCTTCGCCGGGGAAGAAGCAGGAGGCCCTCGAGAGGCTAGGCGCCAACGCATTCATTGTCAGCAAAAACGACGAGGAGATGAAG GCCGCAATGAGTAGCATGGATGGCATCATAAACACGGTGTCTGCAAACATCCCCATGGCCCCTCTCTTGGGGCTACTAAAACCCAACGGCAAGATGATCATGGTTGGTCTCCCAGAGAAGCCTATGGAGATCTCTCCCTTTGCTTTGGTTGCCA CGAACAAGACCCTGGCCGGGAGCCTCATTGGCGGCATGAGGGACACCCAGGAGATGCTTGACCTCGCTGCCAAGCACTGCGTGACGGCGGACATCGAAGTGATCGGCACCGAGTACGTGAACACGGCCATGGAGCGCCTTGCCAAGGCTGATGTCAGGTATCGATTTGTCATCGACATCGGCAACACTCTCGACAAGACCGCCCACCACTGA
- the LOC119325374 gene encoding probable cinnamyl alcohol dehydrogenase 5 encodes MAPTAAEQHTRKAVGLAARDASGHLSPVAITRRSTGDDDVVIKILYCGICHSDLHSIKNEWKNARYPMIPGHEIAGEVTEVGKNVTKFKAGDRVGVGVMVNSCQSCESCNKGFENHCPGIIPTYNTVDLDGTITYGGYSGMVVVHERFVVRFPDTIPLDKGAPLLCAGITVYSPMKYHGLNVPGMHLGVLGLGGLGHVAVKFGKAFGMKVTVISSSPGKKQEALERLGADAFVVSKDADEMKAAMSTMDGIINTVSANIPMAPLLGLLKPNGKMIMVGLPEKPMEISPFALVALNKTLAGSCIGGMRDTQEMLDLAAKHAVTADIEVISAEYVNTAMERLAKADVRYRFVIDIGNTLDKAAASSE; translated from the exons ATGGCACCCACGGCGGCGGAGCAGCACACGAGGAAGGCGGTGGGACTGGCGGCGCGCGACGCCTCCGGCCATCTCTCCCCGGTCGCCATCACCCGGAG GAGCACTGGAGATGACGATGTGGTGATCAAGATTCTCTACTGCGGGATCTGCCACTCCGACCTACACAGCATCAAGAATGAATGGAAGAACGCCAGGTACCCCATGATCCCTGGGCACGAGATCGCTGGCGAGGTCACTGAGGTCGGCAAGAATGTGACCAAGTTCAAGGCCGGCGACCGTGTGGGCGTCGGGGTCATGGTGAACTCATGCCAGTCCTGCGAGAGCTGCAACAAGGGCTTCGAGAACCACTGCCCGGGCATAATCCCCACCTACAACACGGTCGATCTCGACGGCACCATCACCTACGGCGGCTACTCCGGCATGGTGGTGGTGCACGAGCGGTTCGTGGTCCGGTTCCCGGACaccataccgctggacaaaggcgcGCCGCTGCTGTGCGCCGGCATCACCGTGTACAGCCCCATGAAGTACCATGGTCTGAACGTTCCCGGGATGCACCTCGGCGTGCTGGGACTGGGCGGGCTGGGACATGTTGCGGTCAAGTTTGGCAAGGCCTTCGGGATGAAGGTGACGGTGATCAGTTCGTCGCCGGGGAAGAAGCAGGAGGCCCTCGAGCGGCTAGGTGCGGACGCGTTCGTTGTCAGCAAGGATGCCGACGAGATGAAG GCTGCAATGAGTACCATGGATGGCATCATAAACACGGTGTCTGCAAACATCCCCATGGCCCCTCTCTTGGGGCTACTAAAACCCAACGGCAAGATGATCATGGTTGGCCTCCCAGAGAAGCCTATGGAGATCTCCCCCTTTGCTCTGGTTGCCC TGAACAAGACCCTGGCCGGGAGCTGCATCGGCGGCATGAGGGACACCCAGGAGATGCTGGACCTCGCCGCCAAGCACGCCGTGACGGCGGACATCGAGGTGATTAGCGCCGAGTACGTGAACACGGCCATGGAGCGCCTTGCCAAGGCCGACGTGAGGTATCGATTTGTCATCGACATCGGCAACACCCTCGACaaagccgccgcctcctccgagTGA